A window of the Deltaproteobacteria bacterium genome harbors these coding sequences:
- a CDS encoding O-antigen ligase family protein, with protein MPLAIRIVVALALPLVAALTVAGTYLGLEIIVGAAWVALAMVGVLLANPVMGIVVMVSLYLLSAYPTVLQAFGFLTVQNLLGVGFVVSLAVYVLNTRDLSFLKVPQVIVLAAIGLVFLAATSHAPDAFPLLRPSRGKVFILDKTENLTHDFVTRLAFLLFFLVFVRSRRDVRATFLAYMLALYGAVPSALVNWMQGNLVLGFRAAASFGAGGNANKLSMICLMEMACWWFWALSDPGRSRRLIAGGAIAACLPVLLATGSRSGLLGAVVLGVLIQTGPRAFRVPARYVGMGVAASVLLVTTVIPAGDWARMTHLMPTKAEDRGAASSNVMREDTIFAGLHMIKDHPWLGVGLGNFREVSRQVYNDAFYRPPHNSYLWAASEGGVFVLGLYLLLLWITWRDLQVVTRLAHRDLGVGYIAAAMRIVYLLFCFFALFADLWQSPFTYILIGQIVAMRRYVERLPEPAGVVVRVTRGRRYALAAPA; from the coding sequence ATGCCGCTCGCGATCCGGATCGTGGTGGCGCTCGCGCTCCCGCTGGTCGCCGCCCTCACCGTGGCCGGGACGTATCTCGGGCTCGAGATCATCGTCGGCGCGGCCTGGGTGGCGTTGGCCATGGTGGGCGTGCTCCTCGCCAACCCCGTCATGGGGATCGTCGTGATGGTGTCGCTCTACCTGCTGAGCGCCTATCCGACCGTCCTGCAGGCGTTCGGCTTCCTCACGGTCCAGAACCTGCTCGGCGTCGGCTTCGTCGTCTCGCTCGCCGTGTACGTCCTGAACACGCGCGACCTCTCGTTCCTGAAGGTCCCGCAGGTCATCGTCCTCGCCGCCATCGGGCTCGTGTTCCTGGCTGCCACCAGCCACGCCCCGGATGCCTTTCCCCTCCTGCGTCCGAGCCGCGGCAAAGTCTTCATCCTCGACAAGACGGAAAACCTGACGCACGACTTCGTGACGCGGCTCGCGTTCCTCCTCTTCTTCCTCGTCTTCGTCCGCTCGCGGCGCGACGTCCGCGCGACCTTCCTGGCCTACATGCTGGCGCTCTACGGCGCGGTCCCGTCGGCGCTGGTCAACTGGATGCAGGGCAACCTGGTGCTCGGCTTCCGGGCGGCGGCATCGTTCGGCGCAGGCGGCAACGCGAACAAGCTCTCCATGATCTGCCTCATGGAGATGGCGTGCTGGTGGTTCTGGGCGTTGTCCGACCCGGGCCGTTCCCGGCGCCTGATCGCGGGCGGCGCGATCGCCGCCTGTCTGCCCGTCCTCCTGGCCACCGGCTCGCGCAGCGGCCTGCTCGGCGCCGTGGTACTCGGTGTGTTGATCCAGACCGGTCCGCGCGCCTTCCGGGTCCCCGCGAGGTACGTCGGCATGGGGGTCGCGGCCAGCGTTCTGCTGGTTACGACGGTGATCCCGGCGGGGGACTGGGCGCGGATGACGCACCTGATGCCCACCAAGGCGGAAGACCGTGGCGCGGCGTCGTCGAACGTGATGCGCGAGGACACGATCTTTGCCGGCCTGCACATGATCAAGGACCATCCATGGCTCGGCGTCGGGCTGGGGAACTTCCGCGAGGTGTCCCGCCAGGTATACAACGATGCTTTCTACCGCCCGCCGCACAACTCCTACCTCTGGGCCGCGTCCGAAGGGGGGGTCTTCGTACTCGGGCTCTACCTGCTCCTGTTGTGGATCACGTGGCGCGACCTGCAGGTGGTGACGCGACTCGCACACCGCGACCTCGGGGTCGGCTACATCGCGGCGGCGATGCGCATCGTGTACCTGCTGTTCTGCTTTTTCGCCCTCTTCGCGGATCTCTGGCAGTCCCCGTTCACCTACATCCTGATCGGTCAGATCGTCGCGATGCGGCGTTACGTCGAGCGCTTGCCGGAGCCGGCGGGCGTCGTCGTCCGCGTGACCCGCGGGCGCCGCTACGCCCTGGCGGCTCCGGCATGA
- a CDS encoding class I SAM-dependent methyltransferase, which translates to MKRRLVDLIVCPRCGGRFALESHAEEAVPGWTPSRVACSTVCAWRQSTVDRGVSPADCARCYRSDVVEGRLRCTGCRADFPIINGIPRLLSPALLARMRSRYPDFFSRHPEFLAETSSPSDPLAETLDSFTRQRLDLRLPGPELRHQWQANLCRNLGRAATLADLRDKLILDVGCGFGRHLYIASRAGAEAVGIDLSGGVDVARRNNREHARCHIIQADVLEAPVQGGRFDVVWSFGVLHHMPSPRAAFRTIVRFARPSGGLVAIWVYGYRGMALTYRWSHMRSLHRLVRGMSSTARVRVSRAIAAVLSVLYFEPLKVAARLGLRRYLGIVPLGAYVEYGWSARTAAVHDRLSTPITHFHEREELREWFRNGEMTDVCVEDTERRGWRAHAWRRAGCPKAAAEVALAPASTCSTVTTAR; encoded by the coding sequence ATGAAGCGACGACTTGTCGATCTGATCGTCTGTCCTCGATGCGGCGGCCGCTTCGCGCTCGAGTCCCACGCCGAGGAGGCCGTGCCCGGCTGGACACCGAGCCGCGTCGCGTGCAGCACCGTCTGCGCGTGGCGCCAGTCGACGGTGGACCGCGGCGTGAGCCCCGCCGATTGCGCTCGCTGCTACCGGTCCGACGTCGTGGAAGGCCGGTTGCGCTGCACGGGCTGTCGGGCCGACTTCCCGATCATCAACGGGATTCCGCGTCTGCTGAGCCCGGCCCTGTTGGCGCGTATGCGGTCGCGCTATCCGGACTTCTTCTCTCGCCATCCGGAATTTCTCGCCGAGACCTCCTCGCCGTCCGATCCCTTGGCCGAAACGCTCGACAGCTTCACGCGCCAACGGCTCGACCTGAGGCTCCCGGGGCCGGAGCTGAGGCACCAGTGGCAGGCGAACCTCTGCCGCAACCTCGGTCGGGCGGCAACGCTCGCCGACCTCCGGGACAAGCTGATCCTCGACGTGGGCTGCGGTTTCGGTCGCCATCTGTACATCGCGAGCCGGGCAGGCGCGGAAGCGGTGGGCATCGACCTCTCGGGGGGCGTCGACGTGGCTCGGCGAAACAACCGGGAGCACGCGCGTTGCCATATCATCCAGGCCGACGTGCTCGAGGCGCCGGTGCAGGGAGGCCGCTTCGACGTCGTCTGGTCGTTCGGGGTTCTCCATCACATGCCATCTCCCCGGGCGGCGTTCCGGACCATCGTCCGCTTCGCGCGGCCCAGCGGAGGGCTCGTGGCGATCTGGGTGTACGGCTACCGCGGCATGGCGCTGACCTATCGCTGGTCGCACATGCGCTCCCTGCACCGGCTCGTCCGGGGAATGTCGAGTACCGCCCGCGTGCGGGTCTCGAGGGCGATCGCCGCGGTGCTGTCCGTCCTCTATTTCGAACCGCTGAAGGTCGCCGCCCGTCTGGGCCTCCGTCGGTACCTCGGAATCGTGCCCCTCGGGGCGTACGTCGAATATGGCTGGTCGGCTCGCACGGCCGCCGTGCACGACCGCCTGTCGACGCCGATCACCCATTTTCACGAGCGGGAGGAACTGCGCGAGTGGTTCCGGAACGGGGAGATGACCGATGTGTGTGTCGAGGATACCGAGCGGCGCGGATGGCGGGCACACGCCTGGCGGCGCGCCGGGTGTCCGAAGGCCGCGGCGGAGGTCGCCCTCGCACCCGCATCGACCTGCTCGACCGTGACGACGGCTCGGTGA
- a CDS encoding CpsD/CapB family tyrosine-protein kinase: MTASRHGEGTTTTVAVFASILVRRRSGRVAVVEANLRTPSCDAVFGVARNGGFAELIEGRAELPAVVQKTPIPNLFVVTGGQTALGPSGLFDAEGVAVALTKLREAFDFVLFDLPPANVYSDASILGPRLDAALIVIEADRTRIPEVERTRRSLERVGVRLVGSVLNRRRDYIPAFLEELL, encoded by the coding sequence GTGACCGCGTCGCGCCACGGCGAGGGCACGACCACCACGGTGGCCGTCTTCGCGTCGATCCTGGTCCGCCGGCGGAGCGGCCGCGTCGCCGTCGTGGAGGCGAACCTGCGCACGCCGAGCTGCGATGCGGTCTTCGGCGTGGCCCGCAACGGCGGCTTCGCGGAGCTGATCGAGGGCCGGGCAGAGCTTCCGGCGGTGGTGCAGAAGACGCCCATCCCGAATCTCTTCGTCGTCACCGGCGGACAGACGGCGCTCGGTCCCTCGGGTCTGTTCGACGCGGAGGGCGTGGCGGTCGCCCTCACCAAGCTCCGCGAGGCGTTCGACTTCGTCCTCTTCGACCTGCCGCCGGCCAACGTCTACAGCGACGCCTCGATCCTCGGCCCGCGCCTCGACGCGGCGTTGATCGTCATCGAGGCGGATCGCACCCGCATCCCCGAGGTCGAGCGCACCCGGCGCAGCCTCGAGCGGGTGGGTGTCCGGCTGGTCGGGTCCGTGCTGAACCGCCGCCGGGACTACATCCCGGCCTTTCTCGAAGAGCTGCTGTAG
- a CDS encoding sigma-54-dependent Fis family transcriptional regulator, producing the protein MGRRREDRHAPRRRAARIHDRSGGQEREALPAAGSLMTRGLPMETRILIVDDDPFICRQLEELYTTQQYAVSTAPNATEALRLLGEHDFSLAVVDLKIPGTDGIGLTREIRDRWPDLDVIMITGYASIKGAVEAIKQGASDYITKPFQKEEILLATEKVLEKRRLLDEINYLRSQLSDRYSFANMVSRNRVMHEIFETISVLAQNDATVLIYGESGTGKELAARAIHFQGKRKSGRFVAINCAAFPDTLLESELFGYERGAFTGAIHDRVGKIELSSGGTMFLDEIESISLNMQLKLLRVLEERELEKLGSNRRIKVNMRIICATNMDLAQAVAEGRMREDFYYRINVVPLRIPPLRERIEDIPLLVGEFLRNSEMAREKGINRLSNKALSQLMSYPWQGNVRELGNVIERAILRTSGPVIREVDLPGHSGVSKEAVNGNGRHASYDYEVPLKEYLRRAEKDYLTHVLRKYRGGINLSAKHSLVDAATLHRKMKLHGLRREEYRLRGKMDAAEGLVSNA; encoded by the coding sequence ATGGGCCGTCGCCGAGAAGATCGTCATGCTCCACGGCGGCGAGCTGCTCGAATCCACGATCGGTCCGGAGGGCAAGAGCGTGAGGCTCTTCCTGCCGCTGGATCCCTCATGACACGAGGTCTCCCCATGGAAACCCGCATCCTCATCGTCGACGACGATCCCTTCATCTGTCGCCAGCTCGAGGAGCTGTACACCACCCAGCAGTACGCCGTCTCGACGGCGCCGAACGCCACCGAGGCGCTCCGGCTGCTCGGCGAGCACGACTTCTCGCTCGCGGTCGTCGACCTCAAGATCCCCGGCACCGACGGCATCGGGCTGACCCGCGAGATCCGCGATCGCTGGCCCGACCTCGACGTGATCATGATCACCGGCTACGCGAGCATCAAGGGCGCCGTCGAGGCGATCAAGCAGGGCGCCAGCGACTACATCACCAAGCCCTTCCAGAAAGAGGAGATCCTCCTCGCCACCGAGAAGGTGCTCGAGAAGCGGCGGCTGCTCGACGAGATCAACTACCTGCGCAGCCAGCTCTCCGACCGCTACTCGTTCGCGAACATGGTGAGCCGCAACCGGGTCATGCACGAGATCTTCGAGACGATCAGCGTGCTCGCCCAGAACGACGCCACCGTGCTCATCTATGGCGAGTCGGGCACCGGCAAGGAGCTCGCGGCGCGCGCCATCCACTTCCAGGGCAAGCGCAAGAGCGGGCGCTTCGTCGCCATCAACTGCGCGGCCTTTCCCGACACGCTGCTCGAGAGCGAGCTCTTCGGCTACGAGCGCGGCGCGTTCACCGGCGCCATCCACGACCGCGTCGGCAAGATCGAGCTGTCGAGCGGCGGCACGATGTTCCTCGACGAGATCGAGTCGATCTCGCTCAACATGCAGCTGAAGCTGCTCCGCGTGCTCGAGGAGCGCGAGCTCGAGAAGCTCGGGTCGAATCGGCGGATCAAGGTCAATATGCGCATCATCTGCGCCACCAACATGGACCTGGCGCAGGCCGTGGCCGAGGGGCGGATGCGCGAGGACTTCTACTACCGGATCAACGTCGTGCCGCTGCGCATCCCGCCGCTGCGCGAACGCATCGAGGACATCCCGCTGCTCGTCGGCGAGTTCCTCCGCAACTCCGAGATGGCGCGCGAGAAGGGCATCAACCGCCTCTCCAACAAGGCGCTCTCGCAGCTGATGAGCTACCCCTGGCAGGGCAACGTCCGCGAGCTCGGCAACGTGATCGAGCGGGCGATCCTGCGCACCAGCGGCCCGGTGATCCGCGAGGTGGACCTGCCTGGCCACAGCGGGGTCAGCAAGGAAGCCGTCAACGGCAACGGCCGGCATGCGAGCTACGACTACGAGGTGCCGCTGAAGGAGTACCTGCGCCGCGCCGAGAAGGACTACCTGACGCACGTGCTGCGCAAGTACCGGGGCGGCATCAACCTCTCCGCCAAGCACTCGCTGGTGGACGCCGCGACGCTGCATCGCAAGATGAAGCTGCATGGCCTCCGGCGCGAGGAGTACCGGCTGCGCGGCAAGATGGACGCCGCCGAGGGTCTGGTCAGCAACGCCTGA
- a CDS encoding HU family DNA-binding protein, with protein sequence MTKAQLVAKLAEAGGVSRKQADDFLNALIDNVVKTVKKGETLKIPGLGIFRLRKMKARIGRNPQTGEPIKIPARKKVGFTVAKTFKEAVLGKK encoded by the coding sequence ATGACGAAAGCGCAGTTGGTGGCGAAGCTCGCGGAAGCGGGAGGGGTGAGCCGCAAGCAAGCCGACGATTTCCTGAACGCCTTGATCGACAATGTCGTGAAGACGGTGAAGAAGGGCGAGACCCTCAAGATCCCAGGACTCGGCATCTTCCGGCTGCGGAAGATGAAGGCCCGCATCGGCCGCAATCCCCAGACGGGCGAGCCCATCAAGATCCCCGCCCGCAAGAAGGTCGGCTTCACGGTCGCCAAGACCTTCAAGGAGGCCGTGCTCGGCAAGAAGTGA
- a CDS encoding glycosyltransferase family 4 protein, which produces MRIAIISTAAVAVPPPGYGGTERVLHYLTEGLVQGGHDVTLFATGDSRTSAELRWLYATPVWPIDPMAELDHVAWSCAEVARGGFDVVHVNQATALTLMRFVRVPFVYTLHHDRVEELSRFYSRLPDVHYVAISERQRQLEIPLPHVEVVHHGIDPAAFPFVAEPDDYVAFISRFAPTKAPHLAIDAAQRAGVPIRLAGCPHAGEGEAYHAREMVPRLRLPGVTWIGECGGVAKRAHLGRARALLFPICWEEPFGLVMVESMFCGTPVVAFARGSAPEVIDEGVTGFLVRDVDEMAAAIPRAAALDRRRCRARACERFTATRMVRDYLRVYEAAARRRHQARELRIRVEPAVKVRADVVGK; this is translated from the coding sequence ATGCGGATCGCCATCATCTCCACGGCTGCCGTGGCCGTCCCGCCGCCCGGCTACGGCGGCACGGAACGGGTCCTGCACTACCTGACCGAGGGTCTGGTGCAGGGGGGGCACGACGTCACGCTGTTCGCGACCGGCGATTCCCGCACCTCGGCCGAGCTGCGCTGGCTGTATGCGACGCCGGTGTGGCCGATCGATCCGATGGCCGAGCTCGACCACGTCGCCTGGAGCTGTGCCGAGGTGGCGCGGGGCGGCTTCGACGTCGTCCACGTGAACCAGGCGACGGCGCTCACGCTCATGCGCTTCGTGCGCGTCCCGTTCGTCTACACGCTGCACCACGACCGGGTGGAGGAGCTGTCCCGGTTCTACAGCCGGTTGCCCGACGTGCACTACGTCGCGATCAGCGAGCGGCAGCGGCAGCTCGAGATCCCGCTGCCGCACGTGGAGGTGGTGCACCACGGCATCGACCCCGCGGCGTTCCCGTTCGTCGCCGAGCCCGACGACTACGTGGCGTTCATCAGCCGCTTCGCGCCGACCAAGGCGCCGCACCTGGCGATCGATGCGGCGCAGCGGGCGGGAGTGCCGATCCGTCTCGCCGGCTGCCCGCACGCCGGCGAGGGCGAAGCGTATCACGCGCGGGAGATGGTCCCGCGGCTCCGCCTCCCCGGCGTCACCTGGATCGGCGAGTGCGGCGGCGTCGCCAAGCGCGCGCACCTCGGGCGCGCGCGCGCCTTGCTCTTTCCCATCTGTTGGGAGGAGCCGTTCGGGCTCGTCATGGTGGAGTCGATGTTCTGCGGCACGCCGGTGGTTGCCTTTGCCCGCGGCTCGGCGCCCGAGGTGATCGACGAGGGAGTCACGGGGTTTCTCGTCCGCGACGTCGACGAGATGGCGGCCGCGATCCCGCGCGCCGCCGCCCTCGACCGGCGGCGCTGTCGGGCGCGCGCGTGCGAGCGCTTCACCGCGACGCGGATGGTGCGTGACTACCTGCGGGTCTACGAAGCCGCCGCGCGACGGCGGCACCAGGCTCGCGAGCTTCGCATCCGTGTCGAGCCGGCTGTGAAGGTACGCGCGGACGTGGTGGGAAAGTAG
- a CDS encoding amylo-alpha-1,6-glucosidase — MRCGIRPLVSPMARPVSPVSPHEGEHLRVGDEYYVLASSLASRRRKHVLAHQDTFAVLDQSGDIPLALEEEMGVFFRGTRHLSQLELLAGGRPPFFLSSAVTPDNLRSVANLTNNDVGEDGRFTPRSTLSIRRTSLLCGPQLLVRCVLHSFTLGPLAMRLELRLSADFADVFQVRGLSRVRRGTHEPPRTEGGSLVFAYQGLDGVRRLTRCEITGADVHWEGRQALLDLVLAPEEERVVDLAITCLNDEAPPPPRLGFTGAEAVREREHRLWQGELTTVHSADDGLNAIIAQALADIFMLTVAPEPGTPHAADRFVYAGIPWFATIFGRDALITAREMLTFAPGLARSVLRTLAALQGSEVNPQRDEEPGKIIHEARYGEMPATGEVPFGRYYGSLDATPLFCMLLGAYARATGDLELVRELWPHARAAVDWMERYGDRDGDGYLEYARRTEHGLANQGWKDSGDSVFHADGRLAEPPIAPVEVQGYRYAALLAMAELAEAIEVDGAADWLAAAASLRQRINDDFWLEREGTYALALDRDKRPCEVVASNAGHLLFCGVPYAGRARLLGSRLLRADLFSGWGIRTLASGQPRYNPMSYHNGSIWPHDNALIAAGLRRYERVDGVLDLLTGLVEGSLHFEDRRVPELFCGFGRRRESAPVPYPVACRPQAWAAASVFLFLEAALGVELDAPRRRAVFRQPQLPAWLPWVEIRNLRIGDARVDLNVLRGKYGGSIEIARKEGEVDIVETR; from the coding sequence ATGCGGTGTGGCATTCGACCGCTCGTCTCCCCGATGGCTCGGCCCGTTTCTCCCGTGTCGCCGCACGAAGGTGAACACCTGCGCGTGGGCGACGAGTACTATGTCCTGGCTTCCTCGCTCGCCAGCCGCCGGCGCAAGCACGTCCTGGCGCATCAGGACACCTTCGCGGTGCTCGATCAGTCGGGCGACATCCCGTTGGCGCTCGAGGAGGAGATGGGCGTCTTCTTCCGCGGGACGCGCCACCTCTCACAGCTCGAGCTGCTGGCGGGCGGCCGCCCCCCGTTCTTCCTGTCCTCGGCCGTGACGCCCGACAACCTGCGCTCGGTCGCGAACCTCACCAACAACGACGTCGGGGAAGATGGGCGGTTCACGCCCCGCTCGACGCTGTCCATCCGGCGGACCTCGCTCCTGTGCGGGCCGCAGCTCCTAGTCCGCTGCGTGCTGCACAGCTTCACGCTCGGCCCGCTGGCGATGCGGCTCGAGCTGCGCCTGTCGGCCGATTTCGCCGACGTCTTCCAGGTCCGTGGTCTGTCGCGCGTCCGTCGCGGCACGCACGAGCCGCCGCGCACCGAAGGCGGGTCGCTGGTCTTCGCCTACCAGGGGCTCGACGGCGTCCGGCGCCTGACCCGCTGCGAGATCACGGGCGCCGACGTGCACTGGGAGGGGCGGCAGGCACTGCTCGACCTCGTCCTCGCGCCGGAGGAGGAGCGGGTGGTGGACCTCGCGATCACCTGTCTGAACGACGAGGCGCCGCCGCCGCCTCGTCTCGGCTTCACGGGGGCCGAGGCGGTGCGCGAGCGCGAGCACCGTCTCTGGCAAGGGGAGCTCACCACCGTGCACTCGGCCGACGACGGGCTGAACGCCATCATCGCGCAGGCGCTGGCCGACATCTTCATGCTGACGGTTGCGCCCGAGCCGGGCACGCCGCACGCCGCCGACCGCTTCGTCTACGCCGGCATCCCGTGGTTCGCCACCATCTTCGGGCGCGATGCGTTGATCACCGCCCGCGAGATGTTGACGTTCGCCCCGGGCCTCGCACGCAGCGTGCTGCGCACGCTCGCCGCCCTGCAGGGGAGCGAGGTGAACCCCCAGCGCGACGAGGAGCCCGGCAAGATCATCCACGAGGCCCGCTACGGCGAGATGCCGGCGACCGGCGAGGTGCCCTTCGGACGCTACTACGGCAGCCTCGACGCGACGCCGCTCTTCTGCATGCTGCTCGGCGCCTACGCGCGCGCCACGGGGGACCTCGAGCTCGTGCGCGAGCTCTGGCCGCACGCGCGCGCCGCCGTGGATTGGATGGAGCGCTACGGTGACCGCGACGGTGACGGCTACCTCGAATACGCGCGACGGACGGAGCACGGCCTGGCGAACCAGGGCTGGAAGGATTCCGGCGACTCCGTCTTCCACGCCGACGGCCGGCTCGCCGAGCCGCCCATCGCGCCCGTCGAGGTGCAGGGCTATCGTTACGCGGCGCTGCTCGCCATGGCTGAGCTGGCGGAGGCGATCGAGGTGGACGGTGCGGCCGACTGGCTGGCGGCGGCGGCCTCGCTGCGCCAGCGCATCAACGACGACTTCTGGCTGGAGCGCGAGGGGACGTACGCGCTGGCGCTCGACCGGGACAAGCGGCCGTGCGAGGTCGTGGCGTCGAACGCCGGCCACCTCCTCTTCTGCGGCGTGCCGTACGCGGGCCGCGCGCGGCTCCTCGGGTCGCGGCTCCTGCGCGCCGACCTCTTCTCCGGCTGGGGCATCCGGACGCTCGCGAGCGGGCAGCCGCGCTACAACCCCATGAGCTACCACAACGGCTCGATCTGGCCGCACGACAACGCGCTGATCGCCGCGGGCCTCCGCCGCTACGAGCGCGTCGACGGGGTGCTCGACCTCCTCACGGGTCTCGTGGAGGGGTCGTTGCACTTCGAGGACCGGCGTGTCCCCGAGCTCTTCTGTGGTTTCGGACGACGGCGCGAAAGCGCGCCGGTGCCCTATCCGGTCGCCTGCCGACCGCAGGCGTGGGCCGCGGCGAGCGTGTTCCTGTTCCTCGAGGCGGCGCTCGGGGTGGAGCTCGATGCCCCGCGCCGCCGTGCGGTGTTCCGCCAGCCGCAGCTGCCCGCCTGGCTGCCCTGGGTCGAGATCCGCAACCTGCGGATCGGGGATGCCCGCGTGGACCTGAACGTGCTGCGCGGCAAGTACGGCGGTTCGATCGAGATCGCACGCAAGGAGGGCGAAGTCGACATCGTCGAAACGCGTTGA
- the fdhE gene encoding formate dehydrogenase accessory protein FdhE, whose protein sequence is MRQDVLAPAAGERGSQDIVLVAHAQVFTFVRRHGRNGPSHRGDERSNATPHRDAQRRHAIASDPTTPAGCGSTSLRGGTDLALCHMGPGGLVLSREAPPAGVVAELASRLGEAESALLRVITALAHLEPVSTEIAALAAVQVRPAPPCVRLTALPVHADAVGMRFAAVVDLLAEEGLLAASSHRALRARTADVSVLVRRWIGGGPACDGRDALALRIAGVAMRPLLRHLSLSLEPPDGPASSASRRCPYCAGGPDFATTSRMARVLYCARCDAAWRAPRAGCAFCGESRVDRLAFRRAGEPPYGLQVCASCRHYLKSVEVPVSGYLAIERALSAPLDSGARATGLVG, encoded by the coding sequence ATGCGCCAGGACGTGCTTGCGCCGGCGGCTGGCGAGCGAGGAAGCCAGGACATAGTACTCGTCGCCCACGCGCAGGTGTTCACCTTCGTGCGGCGACACGGGAGAAACGGGCCGAGCCATCGGGGAGACGAGCGGTCGAATGCCACACCGCATCGGGACGCGCAACGACGTCACGCGATTGCGTCGGACCCCACGACACCGGCGGGCTGCGGATCCACGTCGCTGCGTGGTGGCACGGACCTGGCATTGTGCCACATGGGCCCCGGGGGTCTGGTCTTGAGCCGCGAGGCCCCGCCGGCGGGGGTGGTGGCCGAGCTCGCGTCGCGGCTGGGTGAAGCCGAGTCGGCGCTCCTGCGGGTCATCACGGCCCTCGCGCACCTCGAGCCGGTGTCCACGGAGATCGCCGCCCTGGCCGCCGTGCAGGTTCGCCCTGCCCCTCCCTGCGTCCGGCTCACGGCGCTGCCCGTACACGCGGACGCGGTCGGCATGCGCTTCGCCGCGGTCGTCGACCTGCTGGCGGAGGAGGGTCTGCTCGCGGCGTCGAGCCACCGGGCGCTTCGGGCGCGCACGGCGGACGTCTCCGTGCTGGTGCGCCGCTGGATCGGCGGCGGGCCCGCGTGCGACGGGCGCGACGCGCTCGCGCTGCGCATCGCGGGCGTCGCCATGCGCCCGTTGCTCCGGCACCTGAGCCTGTCCCTCGAGCCGCCGGACGGTCCCGCGTCTTCCGCCTCCCGCCGCTGTCCCTACTGCGCCGGCGGGCCGGACTTCGCCACCACGTCGCGCATGGCCCGTGTCCTCTACTGCGCGCGCTGCGACGCCGCCTGGCGCGCACCGCGCGCCGGCTGCGCGTTCTGCGGCGAGTCGCGTGTCGATCGGCTGGCATTCCGCCGCGCCGGAGAGCCGCCGTACGGACTCCAGGTCTGCGCCAGCTGCCGCCACTATCTCAAATCGGTCGAGGTTCCGGTCTCCGGCTACCTTGCGATCGAGCGGGCGCTCTCGGCGCCGCTCGACAGTGGCGCGCGCGCGACGGGGCTGGTCGGATAG
- a CDS encoding DNA-binding protein, whose translation MRRRCASARRFASASRPTCTRRCSARKGAVADARAIAPGLFVCDADGARLLAGLCAACGKRHFPAAAVCPYCAVAGAREVPVGPAGRLELYTTVLSRPPGYRGPVPYGLGVVALDGGLSVIARLTETDLSRLRPGLPMRLVVEALFTDDEGRPVLSYAFQPA comes from the coding sequence GTGCGCCGGCGATGCGCGTCGGCAAGACGCTTTGCATCGGCTTCGCGCCCGACATGTACCAGGCGGTGCTCGGCTAGGAAGGGCGCCGTGGCCGACGCCCGTGCGATCGCCCCCGGGCTGTTCGTCTGCGACGCCGACGGCGCGCGGCTCCTCGCCGGCCTGTGCGCCGCGTGCGGCAAGCGGCACTTCCCGGCGGCCGCCGTCTGTCCGTACTGCGCCGTCGCGGGCGCCCGCGAGGTCCCCGTCGGCCCTGCCGGACGTCTCGAGCTCTACACGACGGTGCTGAGCCGGCCGCCCGGCTACCGCGGTCCCGTGCCGTACGGGCTCGGCGTGGTCGCGCTCGATGGCGGCCTCTCCGTCATCGCGCGGCTCACCGAGACGGACCTGTCCCGCCTGCGGCCCGGTCTGCCGATGCGCCTCGTCGTCGAGGCGCTGTTCACCGACGACGAGGGGCGGCCCGTCCTCTCGTATGCGTTCCAGCCCGCATGA